In Bythopirellula goksoeyrii, a single window of DNA contains:
- a CDS encoding DUF4416 family protein, with protein MGNISSPKPVLLLIAISSRYDAALEWAREKITTAFGPAGATSPAFDFTETDYYTSTMGTELKKQFIVSAAPIDPGDLSAIKRLTNEWEAEYTASAGHPEPRPLNLDPGYLTLAKLVLASTKDHAHRIYLADGIYAEVTLSFRAKSWHAFDWTYPDYQRDDFQEFFTESRNLLRENPLTGN; from the coding sequence ATGGGCAACATCTCCTCCCCCAAGCCGGTTCTGTTACTCATAGCGATCAGCAGTCGCTACGATGCGGCCCTTGAATGGGCTCGCGAGAAAATCACGACCGCGTTCGGTCCTGCCGGTGCGACGAGCCCTGCATTCGATTTCACAGAGACGGATTACTATACTTCCACGATGGGGACCGAACTGAAAAAGCAGTTTATCGTATCCGCCGCGCCCATCGATCCTGGCGATTTGTCGGCGATCAAGAGACTCACGAACGAATGGGAAGCTGAATATACCGCATCGGCTGGACATCCTGAGCCGAGGCCTCTCAATCTCGATCCTGGTTATCTCACCCTCGCCAAACTGGTGCTTGCCTCGACCAAAGACCACGCCCATCGCATCTATCTTGCCGATGGGATCTATGCTGAAGTGACACTGAGTTTTCGTGCGAAGTCCTGGCATGCATTCGACTGGACCTACCCCGACTATCAACGCGATGACTTTCAGGAGTTCTTTACAGAGAGTCGCAATTTGTTGCGAGAGAATCC
- the proS gene encoding proline--tRNA ligase has product MPKAPKTAITPTRAENYPEWYQQVVKAADLAENSDVRGCMVIKPWGYAIWENIQRQLDAMFKATGHENAYFPLFIPMSFLEKEAEHVEGFAKECAVVTHHRLEPDGQGGLQPAPSAKLEEPLIVRPTSETIIGATFARWVQSYRDLPILINQWANVVRWELRTRMFLRTTEFLWQEGHTVHASEDEALAETRQMLEVYAEFAEGVMAMPVIKGEKTAGERFPGAVATYSIEALMQDRKALQAGTSHFLGQNFAKAQEIKFQNVDGELQFAWTTSWGVSTRLVGGLIMTHSDDDGLVLPPKLAPAQVVILPVYRNDEERANVMPYCETLKEELASQQYAFETVRVRIDDRDLRGGDKRWQWIKRGVPLIMEIGPRDIADDKVFVKRRDIEGKGEAIPRDEVVGTVANRLAEIQQALFDRAVALRNEATVEIDSLEEFEEYFAERAPGGLAHCHFVDSPTMEAKLKELKCTVRCVPLDAQTESGKCIFTGEASERRGVFARAY; this is encoded by the coding sequence ATGCCCAAAGCACCGAAAACTGCGATTACACCCACCCGCGCTGAGAATTACCCCGAGTGGTATCAGCAAGTCGTCAAGGCGGCCGATCTTGCCGAGAACTCCGACGTTCGTGGCTGCATGGTCATCAAGCCTTGGGGTTATGCCATATGGGAAAACATCCAACGGCAGCTCGATGCGATGTTCAAGGCCACCGGCCATGAGAATGCCTATTTCCCCTTGTTTATCCCGATGAGTTTTTTGGAGAAAGAAGCTGAGCACGTCGAGGGCTTTGCCAAAGAATGCGCGGTCGTGACGCACCACCGTCTGGAGCCCGACGGCCAGGGTGGGCTTCAACCGGCACCAAGCGCCAAGCTAGAAGAGCCGTTGATCGTCCGGCCAACAAGTGAGACGATCATCGGTGCCACTTTTGCCCGTTGGGTGCAGTCGTATCGCGACTTGCCGATTCTTATCAATCAATGGGCCAATGTCGTCCGCTGGGAATTGCGCACTCGGATGTTCCTCCGCACCACCGAGTTTCTCTGGCAGGAGGGGCATACGGTGCATGCAAGCGAGGATGAGGCTCTCGCCGAAACTCGGCAGATGCTTGAGGTGTACGCGGAATTTGCCGAAGGGGTGATGGCGATGCCGGTGATTAAAGGTGAGAAAACTGCCGGTGAACGGTTCCCCGGTGCGGTGGCCACCTACAGCATTGAGGCCCTGATGCAAGACCGAAAAGCCCTGCAGGCGGGGACGTCGCATTTCTTAGGACAGAATTTTGCGAAGGCTCAGGAGATCAAATTTCAGAACGTGGACGGCGAGTTGCAGTTCGCTTGGACAACTTCATGGGGTGTGTCGACCCGGCTTGTGGGTGGGTTGATTATGACCCACTCCGACGATGATGGGTTAGTGTTGCCGCCAAAACTGGCCCCCGCCCAGGTAGTGATTCTGCCAGTGTATCGTAACGACGAGGAGCGTGCCAATGTCATGCCGTATTGCGAGACTCTGAAAGAGGAGTTGGCTTCCCAGCAATATGCTTTTGAGACGGTTCGAGTGCGGATTGACGATCGTGACCTGCGTGGTGGTGACAAGCGGTGGCAGTGGATTAAACGGGGTGTACCACTGATTATGGAGATTGGCCCCCGAGATATTGCTGACGATAAGGTATTCGTCAAACGCCGCGATATCGAAGGCAAGGGTGAGGCTATCCCGCGTGACGAGGTTGTGGGCACCGTGGCCAACCGTCTTGCCGAAATCCAGCAGGCACTCTTCGATCGTGCAGTAGCTTTGAGGAATGAGGCGACCGTTGAGATTGATTCACTCGAAGAATTTGAGGAGTACTTCGCTGAGAGAGCTCCAGGTGGATTGGCGCATTGCCATTTTGTCGATAGCCCCACGATGGAAGCGAAACTGAAAGAACTCAAATGCACGGTACGGTGCGTGCCACTTGATGCGCAAACGGAATCGGGGAAGTGTATCTTCACTGGAGAGGCGAGTGAGCGTCGGGGGGTATTTGCTAGAGCATATTGA